A region of Desulfovibrio sp. DNA encodes the following proteins:
- the mazG gene encoding nucleoside triphosphate pyrophosphohydrolase: MEKTALQELQLIIDKLTAPDGCPWDKEQTPESLTEYIIEESHELVSAIRSGDVAEIREELGDVAFLLLFVARMYEKQGQFTFDDALNNNRAKMIRRHPHVFSNTVFDSLDEQLKAWEKIKRAEHADDEGKPKGLFDTLPESLPPLAKAYRINSKAARVGFTWEADEEVEQQVEAEWLEWLDVSAGTDQEAQKHELGDLLFSIAELGRRKGIKANEALDYANRRFLKRFARMEEIAREQNRDFAALTLDEKDELWNTAKAEEEAAKA, encoded by the coding sequence ATGGAAAAGACCGCTCTTCAAGAACTTCAGCTGATTATCGACAAGCTCACCGCGCCCGACGGCTGCCCCTGGGACAAGGAGCAAACCCCCGAAAGCCTGACAGAATATATCATTGAAGAAAGCCACGAACTGGTGAGCGCCATTCGCTCTGGCGATGTGGCCGAAATACGCGAAGAACTGGGCGACGTGGCCTTTCTGCTGCTTTTTGTGGCGCGCATGTACGAAAAGCAGGGCCAGTTCACCTTTGACGACGCCCTCAACAACAACCGCGCCAAGATGATCCGCCGCCACCCGCACGTGTTCAGCAACACAGTTTTTGACAGTCTGGACGAACAGCTCAAGGCTTGGGAAAAAATCAAGCGCGCCGAGCACGCCGACGACGAAGGCAAGCCCAAGGGCCTCTTTGACACCCTGCCCGAAAGCCTGCCCCCGCTCGCCAAGGCCTACCGCATCAACTCCAAGGCGGCCCGTGTGGGCTTCACCTGGGAGGCCGATGAAGAGGTTGAACAGCAGGTGGAAGCCGAATGGCTGGAATGGCTCGACGTTTCTGCCGGTACCGATCAGGAAGCCCAGAAACACGAGCTGGGCGACCTGCTGTTCAGCATTGCCGAACTTGGCCGCCGCAAGGGTATCAAGGCCAACGAGGCGCTGGACTACGCCAACCGCCGTTTTCTCAAGCGCTTTGCCCGAATGGAAGAAATCGCCCGCGAGCAGAACCGTGATTTTGCAGCCCTCACCCTTGATGAAAAGGACGAGCTGTGGAACACGGCCAAGGCCGAGGAAGAAGCGGCCAAAGCCTAA